In [Phormidium] sp. ETS-05, the genomic window CAATTATCGCTTTTTGATGGGGATGAGTCCGCCAATGGGGGGAACTTCCTATATCCTCCCAGTTCCATAGTCAAAAATTTTGGTTTGTATGCTGATGCGGCGGTTGCTGGGGATTTACAGAGTTTTGTTGGGTCATTAATGGAGATGTGATTTGAGCGGCAAGCGCGTTGTGAGGTAAGGTTTGACAAGAATCTCTATATCATAAATAGTGTGATTTGTCAAGATGGAGAGGAAAATAATTTTTCTGGCGGCTGGGGTGATGTAGGACTTGGGAGAGAGTAGTGATTTATACTCAAGGGCGGTTATGATGAAATTCAGACAAGAAAATTTAGCATCTATACCATTTTTAAGGCAAAATCAAAATTGTTACCTACAATACTGCCCGAGGTAAATAGGTGCTTTCCCAAAGTCAATCCCAAACTAAGTTACAAGCGCGCACGGATTCTCTTTCTAGTCTGGGGCAATCCTCCCGCCAGACTGGTGCGTTTGCTTTGATGGACAGCCTGGTCCGCCACGGAGTGAAGCATATTTTTGGCTATCCGGGGGGGGCGATTCTGCCGATTTATGATGAGCTGTATCGGTTTGAAGCTGCTGGACATTTGCAGCATATTTTGGTAAGACACGAGCAGGGCGCAGCTCACGCGGCGGACGCCTATGCCCGGGCGACGGGAAAGGTGGGGGTGTGTTTTGCCACTTCCGGCCCAGGGGCAACGAATTTGGTCACAGGTATCGCTACGGCCCATATGGATTCGATTCCAATGGTGGTGGTGACGGGCCAGGTGCCTCGGGGGGCGATCGGCACGGATGCCTTCCAGGAAACTGATATTTATGGCATTACCCTGCCCATTGTCAAGCATTCTTATGTAGTGCGGGACCCGAAGTATGTGGGGCGAATTGTGGCGGAGGCGTTCCATATCGCTAGTTCTGGCAGGCCCGGACCGGTGTTGATTGACATCCCCAAGGATGTGGGTTTGGAGGAATGCGATTATGTGCCAGTGGCGCCGGGAACTGTTAAGCTACCGGGATATCGTCCTACAGTCAAAGGTAATCCCCGACAAATCAACCAGGCGCTACAGTTGATTCGGGAAGCAAAACAACCGCTGCTGTATGTGGGTGGGGGCGCGATCGCCTCTGGGGCCCACGCCGAAATCAAAGAACTTGCCGAACATTTCCATCTCCCCGTCACCACCACCCTGATGGGTAAAGGCGCTTTTGACGAACACCATCCCCTATCTGTAGGGATGTTGGGGATGCACGGCACCGCCTATGCTAACTTTGCGGTAAGCGAATGCGATTTGCTCATCGCCGTGGGGGCTCGCTTCGATGACCGGGTAACTGGTAAACTCGATGAGTTCGCCCAACGGGCTAAAGTAATTCATATTGATATTGACCCTGCCGAAGTGGGTAAAAACCGGGCTCCCGATGTGCCGATCGTGGGTGACGTGCGCCAGGTTTTATTGGACCTGCTGCGCCGCTGCCAGGAAACCGGCGATGTGGTGAATCGCGATCGCACCCAGCCTTGGTTAAACCGCATCGCTCGCTGGCGTCAAGATTATCCCCTCACTGTCCCCCATCCCGATAACGCCATCTCCCCCCAAGAGGCGATCGTGGAAGTGGGCAACCAGGCCCCAGACGCCTACTACACCACCGACGTGGGCCAACACCAAATGTGGGCCGCCCAATTCCTGAAAAACGGACCCCGCCGCTGGATTTCCAGCGCCGGTTTAGGCACGATGGGTTATGGTGTCCCAGCAGCAATGGGGGCCAAAGTCGCCCTCCCCGAAGAGCAAGTTATCTGTATCAGCGGCGATGCCAGCTTCGCCATGAACCTGCAAGAACTGGGCACCCTAGCCCAATACGGTTTAGCCGTCAAAACCGTAATTATCAACAACGGTTGGCAAGGGATGGTCCGCCAGTGGCAGCAGGCATTCTATGGGGAGCGTTACTCCGCTTCTAATATGGAAGTGGGGATGCCTGATATTCCCTTGTTGTGTCAAGCATATGGGATTAAAGGGATAGTGGTCAAAGAGCGGGAACAGATGAAACAGGCGATCGCGGAAATGCTCGCCCATCCCGGTCCAGTGGTTCTCGACGTGCGCGTAACCCGGGACGAAAACTGCTATCCGATGGTTGCTCCTGGGAAGAACAACGCCCAAATGGTAGGTTTACCAGAACAGGTCCAAAAAGAAACCGCCGTTGATGTGATTTTCTGCACCAACTGCGGCGCCAAAAATACCAGCAGCAACAGTTTCTGCCCCCATTGCGGCACTAAATTGTAAAGCTATTGTCATTTGTCATTTGTCCTTTGTCATTTGTCCTTTGTCCTTTGGTAACAAGGAACAAGGGACAAGGGACAAAGGACAAGTGACAAGTGACAAATGACAAATGACAAGTGACAAATGACATTAACTATCAACCTGCCTCCAGAATTAGAACAGTATATCTCTGAGCAAGCCGAACAGCAGGGGGTTTCCATCGAGGCGATGACCTTGCAACTGTTAACCCAATCTATTATCTCCCGGCAAAAACAAGCGCAAGCCATTGATGTACTTCAGAGCTGGATTGATGATGAAGATGTGGCAGAACAGCAAGAAACAGGGCAGTATCTACTCCAAGTATTAGATCGCGATCGGCTTTCGGAGCGCCAGTTATTTCCTTTAGAGATGGAAGGAGTGACCTGGTGAGCCGAGTTATTGCATTTGTTCTTAGTAATATGTCACTGGTCACAAGGCAGTATATTTGTAGGGTGGGCTTTTGCCCACCTGATTATTTAGATTGACGATCGCTCTCGGTGATGGCTTTTGCCCACCCTACGCAGGTACTCACCGTAGTCATGCAATTTATGGCGATTAACCAGATAACCGCTGGTCAATAAATTTCAACTGATGATATAACATAGAAATCAGGGGTAAATCGGCTCCCAAGCTGGTAGCCATGCGCAAGGGATAGCCAAAAATTGCCTCGACTTCCAGAGGCTGGGCGCGATCGAAGTCCAGTTTCATACTGGTGAGATACGGTTTCATCTTCTCCGTATGCTCCAGCATTTTGGCAATAAACTCATCAGAAATAACTCTACCGCAAGCGGCAGCACCCGCCGCCACTTCCTGCATCAAACTAGCCGCTAACTGGCGAGTATGCGGTGAAGCCATAATCTCATCGGTTCTAGCATCCAACACTACCGATAACCCATTATAAGGAATATTCCAAACCAATTTTTTCCATCGCGCCTGCAGCAAATCTTCCTCTAGAAACAGGGGGATTTTGGCGGCATCAAAATCACTTTTAATTGCCTCCATCTTCTCCGTGATGCCTACGGCTTGATAATCGGGGGCATATTCTCCCAGGGTAATAGCGCCATAGTCGATATGGCGGATACGTCCTGGTCCAGTTTTGTTACTACAGATAAAAGACAGCCCTCCCATCACGGTTTGGGCATCAAAAAC contains:
- the ilvB gene encoding biosynthetic-type acetolactate synthase large subunit; the encoded protein is MDSLVRHGVKHIFGYPGGAILPIYDELYRFEAAGHLQHILVRHEQGAAHAADAYARATGKVGVCFATSGPGATNLVTGIATAHMDSIPMVVVTGQVPRGAIGTDAFQETDIYGITLPIVKHSYVVRDPKYVGRIVAEAFHIASSGRPGPVLIDIPKDVGLEECDYVPVAPGTVKLPGYRPTVKGNPRQINQALQLIREAKQPLLYVGGGAIASGAHAEIKELAEHFHLPVTTTLMGKGAFDEHHPLSVGMLGMHGTAYANFAVSECDLLIAVGARFDDRVTGKLDEFAQRAKVIHIDIDPAEVGKNRAPDVPIVGDVRQVLLDLLRRCQETGDVVNRDRTQPWLNRIARWRQDYPLTVPHPDNAISPQEAIVEVGNQAPDAYYTTDVGQHQMWAAQFLKNGPRRWISSAGLGTMGYGVPAAMGAKVALPEEQVICISGDASFAMNLQELGTLAQYGLAVKTVIINNGWQGMVRQWQQAFYGERYSASNMEVGMPDIPLLCQAYGIKGIVVKEREQMKQAIAEMLAHPGPVVLDVRVTRDENCYPMVAPGKNNAQMVGLPEQVQKETAVDVIFCTNCGAKNTSSNSFCPHCGTKL
- a CDS encoding putative 2-dehydropantoate 2-reductase: MTNDKQRTYAIIGTGAVGGFYGARLQQAGIEVHFLLNRDWEHVCEHGLVVESHEGNFTLPQVNAWRHSQEMPACDVVIVALKTTKNHLLPELLPPVVKPDGVILLLQNGLGAEPEAAKVFDAQTVMGGLSFICSNKTGPGRIRHIDYGAITLGEYAPDYQAVGITEKMEAIKSDFDAAKIPLFLEEDLLQARWKKLVWNIPYNGLSVVLDARTDEIMASPHTRQLAASLMQEVAAGAAACGRVISDEFIAKMLEHTEKMKPYLTSMKLDFDRAQPLEVEAIFGYPLRMATSLGADLPLISMLYHQLKFIDQRLSG